One genomic segment of Mus pahari chromosome 4, PAHARI_EIJ_v1.1, whole genome shotgun sequence includes these proteins:
- the Serp1 gene encoding stress-associated endoplasmic reticulum protein 1, with translation MVAKQRIRMANEKHSKNITQRGNVAKTSRNAPEEKASVGPWLLALFIFVVCGSAIFQIIQSIRMGM, from the exons ATGGTCGCCAAGCAGAGGATCCGTATGGCCAACGAGAAGCACAGCAAGAACATAACTCAGCGCGGCAACGTCGCTAAGACCTCG AGAAATGCCCCCGAAGAAAAGGCGTCAGTAGGACCCTGGTTATTGGCCCTCTTCATTTTTGTTGTCTGTGGCTCTG caattttCCAGATTATTCAAAGTATCAGGATGGGCATGTGA